A part of Neoarius graeffei isolate fNeoGra1 chromosome 22, fNeoGra1.pri, whole genome shotgun sequence genomic DNA contains:
- the LOC132870427 gene encoding cAMP-dependent protein kinase inhibitor alpha-like, translated as MTEVQPVLDFASSGRSGRRNALPDILGSPAGVNPSDLPLKLTELSLTDGPGGVQSPTSEEVCLPSESAEGKDES; from the exons ATGACAGAGGTGCAGCCAGTGTTGGACTTTGCCTCATCAGGAAGGTCTGGACGACGTAATGCTCTGCCTGACATTTTAGGCTCACCAGCAGGGGTTAACCCGTCTGATCTTCCCCTGAAATTGACTGAGCTGTCTCTCACAG atGGGCCAGGAGGAGTTCAGTCACCAACATCAGAGGAGGTCTGTCTGCCTTCAGAGAGCGCTGAGGGAAAGGATGAATCATAA